The Coffea arabica cultivar ET-39 chromosome 3c, Coffea Arabica ET-39 HiFi, whole genome shotgun sequence genome contains a region encoding:
- the LOC113733894 gene encoding acetate--CoA ligase CCL3 isoform X2 — protein MGGEEKDIDDLPKNAANYTALTPLVFLQRAALVHPDRTSIIHGSNRYNWLQTYQRCRRLASALAKRSVTFGSTVAVIAPNVPAMYEAHFGVPMAGAVLNAVNIRLNAQTIAFLLGHSASAVIMVDQEYFSLAEEALKILAETSKGNFRPPLLIVIADKTCDSRSLQHALSKGAMEYEKFLETGDPNFAWKPPQDEWQSIALGYTSGTTASPKGVVLHHRGAYLMALSNPVIWGMKEGAVYLWTLPMFHCNGWCFAWSLAAICGTSVCLRQVTAKAVYSAIANLGVTHFCAAPVVLNTIVNAPKEETILPLPRVVHVMTAGAAPPPSLLSAMSQRGFRVTHTYGLSETYGPSTICVWKPEWDLLPPENQARLNARQGVPYVALEGLDVVNTNNMMPVPADGTTVGEIVFRGNVVMKGYLKNPKANQEAFANGYFHSGDLAVKHPDGYIEIKDRSKDIIISGGENISSVEVENILYQHPAVLEVSVVARPDERWGESPCAFVTLKGEAEKSDQQRLAEDIMNFSRSKMPAYWVPKSVVFGPLPKTATGKIQKHLLRAKAKEMGPVKKSRL, from the exons atgggtGGAGAGGAGAAAGATATTGACGATCTCCCGAAGAACGCAGCCAACTATACAGCTTTGACTCCACTGGTGTTCCTGCAAAGAGCTGCTTTGGTTCATCCCGATCGTACATCCATCATCCACGGCTCCAATCGTTACAACTGGCTCCAGACTTACCAACGCTGCCGCCGATTAGCCTCCGCTCTCGCTAAGCGTTCCGTCACCTTCGGTAGCACT GTTGCAGTAATTGCACCAAATGTGCCGGCAATGTATGAAGCACATTTTGGGGTTCCAATGGCCGGAGCTGTTCTGAATGCTGTCAATATCCGTCTAAATGCACAGACTATTGCATTTCTTCTGGGGCACTCGGCATCTGCTGTTATAATGGTTGACCAAGAATATTTCTCCCTGGCTGAGGAAGCTTTAAAAATTTTGGCTGAGACGAGCAAAGGCAACTTTAGACCCCCTCTTCTTATTGTTATTGCAGATAAAACCTGTGATTCAAGGTCGCTCCAGCATGCTCTTTCAAAAGGAGCAATGGAATATGAGAAATTTCTGGAAACTGGTGATCCAAACTTCGCATGGAAACCACCACAAGATGAGTGGCAAAGCATTGCTCTTGGTTATACTTCTGGCACAACAGCGAGTCCTAAGGGAGTGGTGCTCCATCATCGAGGTGCATATCTTATGGCTCTCAGTAATCCTGTTATATGGGGCATGAAAGAAGGGGCGGTTTATCTTTGGACTCTACCTATGTTTCATTGTAATGGTTGGTGTTTTGCTTGGTCACTAGCTGCTATTTGTGGGACAAGTGTATGCCTTAGACAG GTAACGGCAAAGGCAGTGTATTCAGCCATAGCCAATCTTGGAGTAACCCATTTCTGTGCTGCTCCGGTGGTGCTCAATACAATTGTGAATGCTCCAAAAGAAGAGACGATCCTTCCTCTCCCTCGTGTTGTGCATGTGATGACTGCTGGTGCTGCTCCGCCACCTTCTCTTCTGTCTGCAATGTCGCAAAGAGGATTTCGTGTTACGCACACTTATGGCCTATCTGAAACCTATGGCCCTTCCACCATATGTGTGTGGAAACCTGAATGGGATCTGCTGCCCCCTGAAAACCAAGCGCGATTAAATGCTAGACAGGGTGTGCCATACGTTGCTTTGGAAGGCTTGGATGTTGTCAACACGAATAATATGATGCCTGTCCCTGCTGATGGAACCACAGTGGGAGAAATTGTTTTTAGAGGTAATGTCGTGATGAAGGGATATTTGAAGAACCCCAAAGCCAATCAGGAGGCTTTTGCAAATGGTTATTTTCATTCTGGTGATCTTGCTGTTAAACATCCAGATGGTTACATTGAAATTAAGGACAGATCAAAGGATATCATTATATCTGGAGGTGAAAATATTAGTAGTGTAGAAGTAGAGAATATTCTGTACCAACATCCTGCAGTATTGGAAGTTTCAGTGGTTGCAAGACCAGATGAACGATGGGGGGAGTCACCTTGTGCGTTTGTCACGTTAAAGGGGGAAGCTGAGAAATCTGACCAACAGCGCTTGGCAGAAGATATAATGAATTTCAGTCGTTCCAAGATGCCAGCATATTGGGTCCCAAAATCTGTGGTATTTGGACCATTGCCAAAGACTGCAACCGGAAAAATTCAGAAACACTTGTTGAGGGCCAAGGCAAAGGAGATGGGGCCAGTGAAGAAGAGTCGCTTATGA
- the LOC113733894 gene encoding acetate--CoA ligase CCL3 isoform X1: MGGEEKDIDDLPKNAANYTALTPLVFLQRAALVHPDRTSIIHGSNRYNWLQTYQRCRRLASALAKRSVTFGSTQVAVIAPNVPAMYEAHFGVPMAGAVLNAVNIRLNAQTIAFLLGHSASAVIMVDQEYFSLAEEALKILAETSKGNFRPPLLIVIADKTCDSRSLQHALSKGAMEYEKFLETGDPNFAWKPPQDEWQSIALGYTSGTTASPKGVVLHHRGAYLMALSNPVIWGMKEGAVYLWTLPMFHCNGWCFAWSLAAICGTSVCLRQVTAKAVYSAIANLGVTHFCAAPVVLNTIVNAPKEETILPLPRVVHVMTAGAAPPPSLLSAMSQRGFRVTHTYGLSETYGPSTICVWKPEWDLLPPENQARLNARQGVPYVALEGLDVVNTNNMMPVPADGTTVGEIVFRGNVVMKGYLKNPKANQEAFANGYFHSGDLAVKHPDGYIEIKDRSKDIIISGGENISSVEVENILYQHPAVLEVSVVARPDERWGESPCAFVTLKGEAEKSDQQRLAEDIMNFSRSKMPAYWVPKSVVFGPLPKTATGKIQKHLLRAKAKEMGPVKKSRL, translated from the exons atgggtGGAGAGGAGAAAGATATTGACGATCTCCCGAAGAACGCAGCCAACTATACAGCTTTGACTCCACTGGTGTTCCTGCAAAGAGCTGCTTTGGTTCATCCCGATCGTACATCCATCATCCACGGCTCCAATCGTTACAACTGGCTCCAGACTTACCAACGCTGCCGCCGATTAGCCTCCGCTCTCGCTAAGCGTTCCGTCACCTTCGGTAGCACT CAGGTTGCAGTAATTGCACCAAATGTGCCGGCAATGTATGAAGCACATTTTGGGGTTCCAATGGCCGGAGCTGTTCTGAATGCTGTCAATATCCGTCTAAATGCACAGACTATTGCATTTCTTCTGGGGCACTCGGCATCTGCTGTTATAATGGTTGACCAAGAATATTTCTCCCTGGCTGAGGAAGCTTTAAAAATTTTGGCTGAGACGAGCAAAGGCAACTTTAGACCCCCTCTTCTTATTGTTATTGCAGATAAAACCTGTGATTCAAGGTCGCTCCAGCATGCTCTTTCAAAAGGAGCAATGGAATATGAGAAATTTCTGGAAACTGGTGATCCAAACTTCGCATGGAAACCACCACAAGATGAGTGGCAAAGCATTGCTCTTGGTTATACTTCTGGCACAACAGCGAGTCCTAAGGGAGTGGTGCTCCATCATCGAGGTGCATATCTTATGGCTCTCAGTAATCCTGTTATATGGGGCATGAAAGAAGGGGCGGTTTATCTTTGGACTCTACCTATGTTTCATTGTAATGGTTGGTGTTTTGCTTGGTCACTAGCTGCTATTTGTGGGACAAGTGTATGCCTTAGACAG GTAACGGCAAAGGCAGTGTATTCAGCCATAGCCAATCTTGGAGTAACCCATTTCTGTGCTGCTCCGGTGGTGCTCAATACAATTGTGAATGCTCCAAAAGAAGAGACGATCCTTCCTCTCCCTCGTGTTGTGCATGTGATGACTGCTGGTGCTGCTCCGCCACCTTCTCTTCTGTCTGCAATGTCGCAAAGAGGATTTCGTGTTACGCACACTTATGGCCTATCTGAAACCTATGGCCCTTCCACCATATGTGTGTGGAAACCTGAATGGGATCTGCTGCCCCCTGAAAACCAAGCGCGATTAAATGCTAGACAGGGTGTGCCATACGTTGCTTTGGAAGGCTTGGATGTTGTCAACACGAATAATATGATGCCTGTCCCTGCTGATGGAACCACAGTGGGAGAAATTGTTTTTAGAGGTAATGTCGTGATGAAGGGATATTTGAAGAACCCCAAAGCCAATCAGGAGGCTTTTGCAAATGGTTATTTTCATTCTGGTGATCTTGCTGTTAAACATCCAGATGGTTACATTGAAATTAAGGACAGATCAAAGGATATCATTATATCTGGAGGTGAAAATATTAGTAGTGTAGAAGTAGAGAATATTCTGTACCAACATCCTGCAGTATTGGAAGTTTCAGTGGTTGCAAGACCAGATGAACGATGGGGGGAGTCACCTTGTGCGTTTGTCACGTTAAAGGGGGAAGCTGAGAAATCTGACCAACAGCGCTTGGCAGAAGATATAATGAATTTCAGTCGTTCCAAGATGCCAGCATATTGGGTCCCAAAATCTGTGGTATTTGGACCATTGCCAAAGACTGCAACCGGAAAAATTCAGAAACACTTGTTGAGGGCCAAGGCAAAGGAGATGGGGCCAGTGAAGAAGAGTCGCTTATGA